Part of the Mariprofundus sp. NF genome is shown below.
ATGATAAGGGATCTTCTCCCGGCGCATCGCCAGCTCAATCTCTCTGGCCTGATAGGAGGCACGATACAACACACAGAAATGATCCCAGTTGCTGCCGCACTCTCCATCATCAGCGCGCATGCGCGCACCCTTGATATCGGTAGCGACCCGCTGCGCCTCCTCTTCAGGGTTGGGGGACTCCCAAACGCGAACCGGTTTGCCCTTGCCCAGATTGGAGCGCAACGATTTACCGAGCCTCTCGGTGTTTTTAGCTATCAGTGAGTTCGATGCATCAAGAATGCAGCCGGTAGAGCGATAGTTCTCCTCCAGCTTAATCACAGTGAGTGTCGGGTAGTCACGATCAAGCAGGAAGAGGTTTTTCACCTCCGCCCCGCGCCAGCCATAGATCGACTGATCATCATCCCCCACCACGGTCAAGTTACCCTTCTCAGGCACCAGCAGCCGCACCCACTCATACTGCACACGGGATGAGTCCTGATACTCATCAACAAGAAAATGGCGGGCCCGTGAACGCCACAGGGCGCGCACTTCATCATTTTCACCAAGCAGGGTAATCGGCAATACAATCAGATCATCAAAATCGACCGCATTCATCCGCTCCAGAAGCAGATCGTAACGCTCACGAATGGCAGAGAGCTGATTGTCATGCGCCTCAATCAATCCGTTTTTCAGCGATGATATACGTGAGATCAGACGATCCACCTGATCGGCATCGGCTGGCAGCTTCATATCCGAGAGTACCGATTTAAGGGCTGACTTCTGCTCGGCTCCGGCAAATACCGAGACATTGGCACGCCGATTGAGCAATTTGGCATGCTCACGCACAATCGCCAGCCCCAGTGCATGGAAGGTACAGATGCGCAGCTTCTCGGCCTTTTTACCCAGACGCTCTGCCAGACGCTCACGCATCTCTTTGGCCGCCTTGTTGGTAAAGGTCACGGCAGTGATCGCATCTTCAGGCACATCCCGCTCAACGAGTGTTGCAATGCGCTCGGTAATCACACGTGTTTTTCCCGATCCGGCACCAGCCAGCACCAGTAGTGGGCCACCACGGTGATGGACGGCGCGATACTGCTCATCATTAAGCTGATTGGTTGACGGATTGTTAGCCATAGGCCGCGCAGCATAGAGAGGCGCAACCACTTCGCAAGTGCAACATTTAAGAAGAGGGATTAGTCTTCACTGACATTGGGAGGGGACCCTTTTGAGCAAATATTTTCCACATCACGTGTTTCGCGAATATGATATTCGCGGCATCGCAGAAACAGACATCAACGAAGAGTTGGCTTACCGGCTGGGCAAAGCCTATGCGGCTATGCTGCCTGCCGGTGAATCCCGCCCGGTGATTGTTGGCCGTGATGTGCGCCTCTCCGGCCCCCTGCTGCAACGTGCACTGGTGCGCGGACTGACTGATGCGGGCCTTGATGTGCTGGATATCGGCATTGTCCCTACCCCGCTGGCCTATTACGCCGTCTATACA
Proteins encoded:
- a CDS encoding ATP-dependent helicase — its product is MANNPSTNQLNDEQYRAVHHRGGPLLVLAGAGSGKTRVITERIATLVERDVPEDAITAVTFTNKAAKEMRERLAERLGKKAEKLRICTFHALGLAIVREHAKLLNRRANVSVFAGAEQKSALKSVLSDMKLPADADQVDRLISRISSLKNGLIEAHDNQLSAIRERYDLLLERMNAVDFDDLIVLPITLLGENDEVRALWRSRARHFLVDEYQDSSRVQYEWVRLLVPEKGNLTVVGDDDQSIYGWRGAEVKNLFLLDRDYPTLTVIKLEENYRSTGCILDASNSLIAKNTERLGKSLRSNLGKGKPVRVWESPNPEEEAQRVATDIKGARMRADDGECGSNWDHFCVLYRASYQAREIELAMRREKIPYHITGGLSFFDRAEIQDLLAYLRLIANFDDDLAFMRAIARPRRGIGDKALGELGQFAMAHSCSLLEACQHDELEHKKAHSLHEFGDLIVALEFQFKHGEADEAFDATLDMTHLEAAIRAEAEDEAKAEMRMGNLMELRRWWIMHSEKGGDLSSFLQDIFLMADKKDDDPSGQVRLMTVHGSKGLEFDHVYVVGVEDGMFPHQSALEENRMEEERRLMYVAMTRARYFLTLSYTRVRKRFGQKEKCAPSPFLKEPDQSVMRWVDRDKDSEAAQEEAEDFMAAMRRNLERQAGK